The following proteins come from a genomic window of Coffea arabica cultivar ET-39 chromosome 11c, Coffea Arabica ET-39 HiFi, whole genome shotgun sequence:
- the LOC113716469 gene encoding uncharacterized protein — MTPSIVQEPNARKPTRKKPNAASDFNHSQFHCSTQSPNFPDLQRSKSPSRNGTTESREPLISLKPKKMFLLARLGGLGCKGTSTRVSESTIIRSAADWETERRRRKNLGNRPPSKARIPDNVAVDVPDICCAPPGISFASDVVPRPSMTTQRTTHVQHSRVARRTRTIQHISASSSQGPSNYIFSRDHSFNARQYHQLGQYSQRGFREVFALFERSLDQYMDWRLNLDRMSYEELLELSDEIGYVGRGLSEEDIFSCLTILEPSDFESAPLLMSLDEGWRCTICQEECKAKDEVGRLGCGHCHHIDCIKQWLKQKNQCPVCKIAPIADK, encoded by the exons ATGACCCCTTCAATAGTTCAAGAGCCTAATGCCAGGAAGCCAACGAGAAAGAAACCAAATGCAGCCTCAGACTttaaccattctcaatttcattgtTCCACTCAGAGCCCCAACTTTCCTGATCTGCAGCGTTCTAAATCACCTAGCAGAAATGGTACGACTGAATCTAGAGAACCTTTGATCAGCTTAAAGCCCAAGAAAATGTTTTTGTTGGCAAGGCTTGGAGGACTGGGTTGTAAAGGGACTTCAACTCGGGTATCAGAATCGACAATCATCCGGTCTGCAGCTGATTGGGAGActgagaggaggaggaggaagaaccTGGGGAATAGACCACCTAGTAAAGCCAGGATTCCTGATAATGTTGCCGTTGATGTTCCTGATATTTGCTGTGCTCCTCCAGGGATCAGTTTTGCTTCTGATGTTGTTCCTAGACCAAGCATGACTACTCAGAGGACGACGCATGTACAG CATTCTCGTGTAGCTAGGAGAACTAGAACCATCCAGCATATCTCTGCTTCATCTTCACAAGGACCCTCAAATTATATATTCTCCAGAGACCATTCATTCAATGCTAGACAATATCATCAATTGGGTCAATATTCTCAGAGAGGATTCAGAGAG GTATTTGCACTCTTTGAAAGAAGTTTAGATCAATACATGGACTGGAGACTCAATCTTGATAGGATGTCATATGAG GAACTGCTTGAATTGAGCGATGAAATTGGATATGTAGGCAGAGGTTTGAGTGAAGAAGACATATTCAGCTGCTTAACTATACTTGAGCCATCTGATTTCGAGTCTGCACCATTGCTGATGTCGTTGGACGAAGGCTGGAGGTGTACCATTTGTCAA GAGGAATGCAAGGCTAAGGATGAGGTTGGACGACTTGGCTGTGGACACTGCCACCACATTGATTGCATAAAGCAGTGGCTTAAGCAGAAGAACCAATGCCCTGTGTGCAAAATCGCACCCATTGCTGACAAATGA
- the LOC113717173 gene encoding auxin-responsive protein IAA32-like → MDSNASNYHLNHAKLPQVYYQGKEADNIIDLGLSLRVLQPESYHPSPHADDFDVLIDWHQLHPRMKNSKTDYPQNMVGNHDDETEGIQSKERWSYVKVNMDGVIVGRKICILDHMGYSDLALQLEEMFGKQSVYGLRLFQSNSEYSLLYRGRDEHWRTVDEVPWNNFVESVKRLRIVRKDEAFSPSSSALLNSL, encoded by the exons ATGGATTCAAATGCATCAAATTACCATCTAAATCATGCAAAACTCCCCCAAGTTTATTACCAGGGGAAGGAGGCTGACAATATCATTGACTTGGGCCTTAGCCTAAGAGTTTTGCAGCCAGAGTCTTATCATCCATCTCCTCATG CAGATGACTTTGATGTTCTGATAGACTGGCACCAGCTGCATCCCCGGATGAAAAATTCAAAGACTGATTATCCACAAAATATGGTGGGAAATCatgatgatgaaactgaggGAATTCAAAGCAAGGAGCGTTGGTCATATGTGAAAGTTAACATGGATGGAGTAATAGTTGGCAGGAAAATCTGCATCCTTGACCATATGGGCTACTCTGATCTTGCACTTCAACTAGAAGAAATGTTCG GGAAACAGTCTGTGTATGGTCTGCGACTGTTCCAATCCAACTCGGAATATTCCCTGCTATATAGGGGCAGAGATGAGCATTGGAGGACTGTTGACGAAGTTCCTTGGAA TAACTTTGTAGAAAGTGTCAAGAGGCTGAGAATTGTGCGGAAGGATGAAGCATTTAGTCCCTCTTCATCAGCATTGCTTAATTCTCTCTAA